A stretch of DNA from Microtus pennsylvanicus isolate mMicPen1 chromosome 20, mMicPen1.hap1, whole genome shotgun sequence:
tttatttttaattatgtgtcagTGTGTAGGTATTGGGAATTggacttgggttctctggaagagtagtcattgctcttaactgctgagtcgtcCCTCCAGCGTGAgttagaagccagaagagggcattggatcccctggagctagcattagggtggttgtgagccatgccGTGGGTGGCAGGAATCTaatgggtcctttggaagagcactgTACGCTATTAATTGCTGACGCACCTTTCTAGCTCCCacactttaaaaaacatttaattatttaatttttaactttatcgtgtgtgtgtgtgcacgcgcacattTGGGCAggtgtgtgtacacgcgtgcaATCTATAGTGTGCTTATGAAGACTCATTTGGAATTCCTTTtaagaaatctttattttatgtgtatgtgcatttttctgcatgtttgcctgtatataatatgtatgcaaTATCTGAGGAGGTGAAGAGGGTGTGTTGGATACCCTGGGACAGACTggccatgagctgccatgtgggtgctgggaactgaacttcagACCCCTGGAGAAGTAGCAAGCACTTTCAGTGCACAGCCATCTCCCGAGACCCCCACGTGGACTCTTTCTAACACCTGCACACCAGACAGGGCCAAGCAGACAATGGGCTGCCTTGAATTGGAAGAACTTTCTGGATTATCCAACTGGGTTCCAAGCCACAGCCATGAAAAACATCCTTTCTTACTTAAGTGACATAATTGGAAGGACCTGTGTCTTGTCTTTATTCATCGGACCCCCTCTCAGGTCGCTTCTGTCATCTGCCCTTGTGAACGCTGTCTTTCCAGCCGAGATCTGAAGAGTATTTCCTGTTTCCGACACTGTGAGAAGGTTTCTGCTTCCCTCTGCAGCTGGAGGGAGAGTCAAAGCCCTGCGCTGCGCCGGGAGTTCTTCCAGAATCGGCCTGATGTTATTTTAGTAGTTATTTTCTTTGCGGATTAACACTATTTTACGAAAAGGCTTACAAATGCTTGTCAGGCCTGGGAGTGTTAGGAGTACAGTCCAGTGAAGAAGTCGGCCAATGTCCACAAGGCCCTGTGTCCCATCAGCACTGGGAGAAAAGGTGTTTTCCAGGAATGGGCAGAACGCTAAGGAATAATTCTGTGAGTGGGAAGGGCTTCTGTGGCCCTTGGGGCCAGGGCTGGCAATCCCACCTAGAGAAGCCGGTCAAAGTCACTTTGTGCTTAGCACAAGGACCCTGTACACACCATTCCCCTCCACATGCGGTTTCTCTGCTGTGTCTGGGTGTGAGGAGGAGGACCCACCAGACCCAGACAGCAGGGAGCTCAGGGTTAGGTGCCaatgaagaggaagaagccacttcctccctgcttctccttgTTTTCCATCTCCTCCACTTTCCCTCCTCTGCTGAGAATTAGCTCTCCAGGGGACTGAACTGCTGTGATgtgctctggggggggggggactctgaGAGCCTTGGGGATCCATCCGCAGGTAAAAGCTCCACAGCCTTTGTGGTCCTCGGTTCTCCGTTCCTGTCTcctgctcttccctcttcccactcactttctgtgtctgggcaggccCACTTTTCTTCTGCCAGATTATCTGCCTTTTGTTTGCTCACCCACTCTTATGTCCAACAGCTGCCAAAATTCTAAGCCTTCACCTCAGCCTTCACCTTAATATTTTCCTCAACATCCTCCTCAACATCCTCTTCATCTTACTCAGGATCCTCCTCAGAATCCTCCTCAACATTCTCTTCAACATCCTCCTCAGCATccttctcttcatcctcctcaGCATCCTTCTCTTCATCTTACTCAGCATCCTCCTCAGCATCCTTCACTTCATCCCACTCAGGATCCTCCTCAATATCCTCCTCAACATCCTCCTCAGCATCCTCCTCAGCATCCTTCACTTCATCCCACTCAGGATCCTCCTCAACATCCTCCTCAGCATCCTCCTCAGCATCCTTCACTTCATCCCACTCAGGATCCTCCTCAGCATCCTCCTCAGCATCCTCctcagcatcctctccagcaagCTGGGCTGCTCTCATGGACGACTCTTCATCCTCACTGCTGCAGCCTTTCTTTCTGGCTGACTGTACCCTCTCTAGCTCCTCCTTTTCTAGTCTGGCtttggggaaatgggaggtgataATGGTACGGAAGTAACAGAGTTCATTTTATTGGGATTCTCAGGGTTTGTCTTTCTCCAGGGCCATCTGTTTTGGGGCGTACTGTGTATCTATGTGGTCACCTTGCTGGGCAACTCTCTGATCATCCTGCTCACGCTGGCCGACTCAGCGCTCCActcccccatgtacttcttcctgcgTCACTTCTCCCTGGTGGAGATCCTCTACACCTCTACCATCGTGCCGAGGATGCTGGCGGACCTGCGCTCTTCCCGCCCCACCATCCCCCGTGGCAGCTGCTTCACGCAGTTGTACTTCTTTGCCCTTTTCGGCATTACCGAATGCTGTTTGCTCACCGCCATGGCTTATGACCGATACGCTGCGATCTGCTGTCCACTGCATTATACCACCCTGATGAACCAGGGAACGTGTGCCAGCATGGTGGGGGTCTCTTACCTTGCGGGCATCATCACTGGCACCACTcactctgtcttcatcttcactctgcctttccGTGGCGCCAACACCATTCATCACTTCCTGTGTGACATCTTGCCTGTGCTGAGACTGGCTACTGCGAGCACTTTCTGGGGCGAAGTGGGGAATCTCTTTGTCACAGTCGCTTTTATCTTCACGCCCTTCTTGTTGATTGTGGCCTCTTATGCCTGTATTCTTGCCGCTATCCTTGGCGTTGCCACGCCCCAGGGGCGTCAGAAGATCTTTTCCACCTGCTCCTCGCACTTGTTTGTGGTCATACTTTTTTTTGGGACTGGGACTGTTGCCTATATGAGGCCTCAGGCAGGTTCTCTTGGGGACACAGACCAGattctttccttcttctacacAGTTGTCACCCCCATGTGCAACCCTTTTGTCTACTCTCTGAGGAATAAGGAGGTCACAGGGGCCATGAGGCGGCTCATGAAGAGATACCTTTGGGGTCCTTGACCATactccacttcctccctcccaagATCTTGGAGGTAAGGGCCAGACCCCTGGACATTCTCAAGGAAAAGGAGAGGCTGAGGCCTCAGGGTGGAGTCTGCAGTGCATGGTCTGTCTCACTCAGCGTGAACATCCAAGACAATGGTTTATTGCACATATTCAGGTATATTCAGAGCTCTGCTTCCTGGACCTGGCTTTCAGACCTTGACTGGGTTTCATTATAAGAGCAGAGCTGAAGACTGGAATGGAAGTCGAGGGGAAGGCAGCTGAGAGAAGCTTGTATGATGATGTCATTCCTGGTTGTGGCTGAGTGACTTCCTGGGGTTGTTCTCTTGAGACAttcatcttcctgcttctcccagTAAGTTCTTATTGTAAGCCTTTCTTCCTGACATCATTCCCATGTCTGGGAAGGGATAGGGGCAGGGAGTAGCTGTTTGGTTTGCAAGTTCATCTCCCAAGTCTTGCTTGGTGGTGTTGTGGGCTTGGCCTGTCCAATTACTTGTCTCCTGACTGATCCCTGTCTCTTTGGATCCTCCCGAGATGCTGGTGTTCTCTACTTCCTCCCCACCTGTGTTGATAGAAATGCTTTTCATCCCCTCCTTTGGTCTCAGGTCGAGCACACACCTCCCCTTTGTACCCATCTGAAGTCTGATGTGACCTTCGAGTCTTGAAATGACACTTTTTTCTTGCAACCAACTATTTACTGTTTTCACCTGGTATgcacttttgttattgtttggagGATTCTTGGAAAGCCCATTCTTGATTGCTCACGAACCCTGCCTCTGCTGTCAGTCACAGGtgggagaggtagaggcagagttggagaaaacaaacccaaaggagaaaggaaggcttgGAAACAGCATTAAGTTTCTTTCCCAGTTTGCAAACGGCAGCTCTGTTAGTGGTAAGAAATTTGCGTACAGAAGAAAATATATCTATCAACAAAATGCTAATAATGTCTTTGGGGAATTACTACTGCCTGCTTTGGTTCTGCATTTGTATACATGCAAgctcataaaaattaaaaaagattataTTGTCTGAACTGTGTTTTAACAGTTTCTGCTCGGTTGAAGACATTTGAGCACCGCGCCATGACTCCCAGAGCATGCCTTCAGTGTCTCTGTGTTATCGTacagtgtgggtgtgagtgtccGGTAACATTAAGAAATGTCCTGTCTTTGCAATTAACTTTTGTTATGAACATTGCGATAAATGTACTCACGCGTATCTGTATATTTACCTACACTTTCTCTGGTACAACTCCCTGAACCAAGATGGCTGAGTAGAAATGGTTTTGAAATACTTGCCCAGTTGCCCTCCACaagaatttttattacattttatagcCAAATTGAGTGCTTTTTCCTATACATTTCAGGGCAGGGATGTATAAGGGTCAGGAAGCAGTTGAGGTTAGACAgcccagagagaggaagggtgAAGAAAGTATAGGCAGATATTTTGAAAGTTTCTTGAGGAGGAACGAGTAAGATAAACGGGTCCTTGTTCCATGGAGTGAGACCCGTGGGCTGGAATCATACCCTGAGGCATCCAAATGTATGCCAAGAAACCACTTCCAGGTAGCCGGCGTCTGAACCTAAGGACACAAGCTTAAGGTGAGGCTTTCAGACAGTGAAGGTGATGAGCCCTGGATTTCCTGAGGTGGTGGTGACTGTCAGCTTCTGTTCCCTTGTTCATATACAGATTTCTTCCCATTATCAGCTGCTGTGTCCTATTCAAATATCTAAGCTGACCACACAGAGATCCATGCATGCGTATTCTAGACTTCCCAGCCTCTGTTATTCTGAAATACTTGGTACTAAGAAGGTAAAATTAGATATGAAATAGTTCTCATCATTAGTACATGAATTTTCAACTTTaccaatttttgttgttgttttgagacagggtctcactatgtaaccttggctggcctgagaCTTTCTATGGAGAAGTCTTGCTGGCCACGaattcacagggattcacctgcctctgcctctcaagtgctaggagtAAGGTGTGCCTTACATGTCTGGACAGCCATTTTTCAGGCAAAAAACCTAATGTGAAAATTATGTTCACAGATGCAAGCAGTGTTTGGGAACTATTACATAAACCAGTATTTAAACACCTCTCTAGTGGCTtatactttgttttccttttaattttgtagttaaaaaaatcaatgatattttttatgtgcatCATTTTCCATATTTCCCCAAATTCTCCATGTTCTACCTGAGTGTACAATCCAAATGTTACCCATAGTATGAGAAAGGCTGGAGGCCCTGCTTCGAGCTGCTTCTCCCAGGGAGCATTCCAGGAACACCCTACACTCATCCACCATCAACTCTGAACACACATTTCACATCCTTATACTTACTGacattctgtgtttctgtctgtttggttctttctccttccattcctctgCTTTGCCCTGCACTGAATCCCAAGAGCACAGGGACCTTACTAGTTACTTTCTGATACCAGAAGCTTAAGCAAACCCAGCCCCTGACCCCATGAGGAAGAGAGGTGTAATCTGAAGTAGCCTAGACGTTCCCCTTAATCTTTGATGCCCTGTAGTTGGGCATCATAGTATAGTTGGACGCTTGCTGTGTCCACTCTTTTTTCCCTGATGGTCTTGCTGTGTGGCTATGTGGcctagggtggtcttgaacttgtggtgatcctcctgctttagcctcccaagAATTAAAGGAATGGAGTATTGCATCAGGTGGCCTCTCTCTTATCTCCAGTTTTCTCCATTTGTTCCCATCATTCCACAGTTATTCACCATGTTGTGAAACACAAC
This window harbors:
- the Or10p1 gene encoding olfactory receptor 10P1, producing the protein MGGDNGTEVTEFILLGFSGFVFLQGHLFWGVLCIYVVTLLGNSLIILLTLADSALHSPMYFFLRHFSLVEILYTSTIVPRMLADLRSSRPTIPRGSCFTQLYFFALFGITECCLLTAMAYDRYAAICCPLHYTTLMNQGTCASMVGVSYLAGIITGTTHSVFIFTLPFRGANTIHHFLCDILPVLRLATASTFWGEVGNLFVTVAFIFTPFLLIVASYACILAAILGVATPQGRQKIFSTCSSHLFVVILFFGTGTVAYMRPQAGSLGDTDQILSFFYTVVTPMCNPFVYSLRNKEVTGAMRRLMKRYLWGP